One window from the genome of Natator depressus isolate rNatDep1 chromosome 27, rNatDep2.hap1, whole genome shotgun sequence encodes:
- the NFE2L1 gene encoding endoplasmic reticulum membrane sensor NFE2L1 isoform X2, which yields MKKDIDLIDILWRQDIDLGAGREIFDYSHRQKESEVDKELSDGREHADSWRSGGNETLDRNLLVDGETGESFPAQVPGVVDQTALSLEECLRLLEATFPFGENSEFPAADATHLNEAVSSESESSVIQSGLLSPLLTETESPFDLEQQWQDLMSIMEMQAMEVNNTTAEILYNGTNGDLLTANYSLAPNTPINQNVSLHQASLGSCTQDLSSLFSSEIESPSMASSSALLQLAPDNSTGLNTTFGSTNLSGIFFPPQVNSTVNETTGPELPDPLGGLLDEAMLDEISLMDLAIEEGFNPVQASQLEEEFDSDSGLSLDSSHSPASFSSSEASSASSSSSSSSSSSSFSEEGAVGYSSDSENVDFEETEGAVGYQPEYSKFCRMSYQDPSELRYLPYLEHVGHNHTYNMAPESKEKQSDFLDKQMSRDEHRARAMKIPFTNDKIINLPVEEFNELLSKYQLSEAQLSLIRDIRRRGKNKMAAQNCRKRKLDTILNLERDVGDLQRDKSKLLREKVEFLKSIRQMKQKVQNLYQEVFGRLRDENGQPYSPNQYSLQYASDGSVILIPRALADQQARRKERKQKDRRK from the exons aTGAAAAAG GACATCGATTTGATTGACATCCTGTGGAGACAGGATATTGATCTCGGCGCTGGGCGAGAGATTTTTGACTACAGCCATCGCCAGAAGGAGAGCGAAGTGGACAAAGAACTGAGTGATGGGAGGGAGCACGCGGACAGCTGGAGGAGCGGAGGGAACGAGACCTTGGATAGAAACCTGCTAGTTGATGGAGAGACGGGGGAGAGTTTCCCTGCACAG GTGCCTGGCGTGGTGGATCAGACGGCCCTGTCGCTGGAGGAGTGCCTTAGGTTGCTGGAAGCCACCTTCCCCTTTGGGGAGAACTCTGAG TTTCCAGCTGCGGATGCCACCCACCTAAACGAAGCTGTGTCTAGTGAAAGCGAGTCCTCTGTTATCCAGAGCGGCCTCCTGTCTCCTCTTCTGACGGAGACAGAGTCCCCATTCGATCTGGAGCAGCAGTGGCAGGACCTTATGTCTATAATGGAAATGCAG GCTATGGAAGTGAACAACACAACTGCTGAAATCCTGTATAATGGCACAAATGGAGACCTGCTGACTGCTAACTACAGTCTAGCTCCAAACACTCCCATCAATCAGAATGTCAGCCTGCATCAGGCATCTCTGGGTAGCTGCACACAGGACCTCTCCTCCCTCTTCAGCTCAGAGATCGAGAGCCCCTCCATGGCTAgcagctcagccctgctccagctggCTCCTGACAACTCCACGGGCCTCAACACCACCTTTGGATCTACCAACTTGAGTGGCATCTTCTTCCCTCCGCAGGTGAATAGCACAGTCAATGAGACAACTGGCCCAGAACTACCAGATCCATTAGGGGGTCTTCTAGATGAAGCCATGCTTGATGAGATCAGTTTGATGGACTTGGCTATTGAAGAAGGTTTCAACCCAGTGCAAGCCTCTCAGCTGGAAGAAGAGTTTGATTCTGACTCAGGGCTTTCTTTGGACTCTAGCCATAGTCCTGCTTCTTTCAGTAGCTCAGAAGCCTCCTctgcttcttcttcctcctcctcctcctcctcttcttcctctttttctgaGGAAGGAGCTGTAGGCTACAGCTCAGACTCTGAAAATGTGGACTTCGAAGAAACGGAAGGGGCAGTTGGATACCAACCGGAGTACAGCAAGTTCTGCCGCATGAGCTATCAAGACCCATCCGAGCTACGCTACTTGCCTTACTTGGAGCATGTTGGTCACAACCACACTTACAACATGGCACCTGAGAGCAAGGAGAAGCAATCTGACTTCCTGGATAAGCAGATGAGCCGGGACGAGCACCGAGCTAGAGCCATGAAGATCCCTTTCACCAATGACAAGATTATAAACCTGCCAGTGGAGGAGTTCAATGAACTTCTCTCCAAGTACCAGCTCAGTGAGGCACAGTTGAGCTTGATCCGGGACATCAGGCGGAGGGGCAAGAATAAGATGGCTGCCCAAAACTGCCGCAAGAGGAAACTGGACACCATCCTGAACTTAGAACGGGATGTGGGAGACTTGCAGAGGGACAAGTCCAAACTGCTCAGGGAGAAGGTGGAATTTCTCAAGTCCATTCGCCAAATGAAACAGAAGGTGCAAAACCTGTACCAGGAAGTGTTTGGGCGCCTGCGTGACGAGAATGGCCAGCCCTACTCTCCAAATCAATACTCCCTACAGTATGCCAGCGATGGCAGTGTTATCTTGATACCTCGCGCCTTGGCAGACCAGCAGGCCAGGCGGAAGGAGAGGAAACAGAAAGACAGGAGGAAGTGa